From the genome of Miscanthus floridulus cultivar M001 chromosome 10, ASM1932011v1, whole genome shotgun sequence, one region includes:
- the LOC136488546 gene encoding uncharacterized protein, with product MEEVPNKRNALGSLMDDVFVEILHHLPARSLFCYKCVYRSWKCLILDNHKLMPQTVVGFFYDGIYGQRNFTSITSVYPFLSFLPFTMNNVAVSDCCNGLILCWCLGVDGYRYVICNLITQELKVLPPRIYSVGDARLGFDPTASSQFHVFEYMEEDG from the coding sequence ATGGAGGAGGttcccaacaagaggaacgcactaGGCAGCCTCATGGACGATGTCTTTGTCGagatcctccaccacctccccgcccgctccttgttctgctacaaatgtgtctatcgctcctgGAAATGCCTCATCTTGGACAACCATAAGTTGATGCCCCAGACTGTGGTCGGCTTCTTCTATGATGGAATCTATGGCCAAAGAAACTTCACTAGCATAACCAGTGTTTaccccttcttgtccttcttgcccttcaccatgaaCAATGTAGCTGTATCAGATTGCTGCaacggcctcatcctatgctggtgccttggggttgatggataccgctatgtcatCTGCAATTTGATAACCCAGGAGTTGAAGGTACTGCCACCTAGAATCTATTCTGTTGGTGACGCTCGATTGGGGTTTGATCCGACAGCCTCCTCGCaattccatgtgtttgaatatatggagGAGGATGGTTAG
- the LOC136490155 gene encoding uncharacterized protein, producing the protein MSGAPLTPCGGKHSLMEKAQEAEAEAEAAAAAAAVSSLSLSSDSEGGKAAASAAGAGDASESSETNWVEMPLHHVRWILAQKPEMHPTPNIEDYELYRTHDPVQSTVFSQASIDAKRELFTELFVSLRESHDDFFEYQAWVREVFERNGRVMVPEEVLGPRDDLQEEIDAIWARSREEYLREHPELESDSDEEGEEEHVPEPGRNC; encoded by the coding sequence ATGTCAGGCGCTCCGCTGACGCCGTGCGGCGGCAAGCATTCGCTGATGGAGAAGGcgcaggaggcggaggcggaggctgaggcagcggcggcggcggcggccgtctcCTCCCTTTCCCTTTCCTCCGACTCGGAGGGTGGGAAGGCGGCTGCTTCCGCAGCTGGCGCCGGCGACGCCTCGGAATCGTCGGAGACGAATTGGGTGGAGATGCCCCTGCATCACGTGCGCTGGATCCTGGCTCAGAAGCCGGAGATGCACCCAACCCCTAACATCGAGGACTACGAGCTCTACAGGACGCACGACCCCGTGCAGTCGACCGTCTTCTCGCAGGCGAGCATCGACGCTAAGCGGGAGCTGTTCACCGAACTTTTCGTCTCGCTCAGGGAGTCGCACGACGACTTCTTCGAGTACCAGGCCTGGGTCCGCGAGGTGTTCGAGCGGAACGGCCGTGTCATGGTGCCGGAGGAAGTTCTCGGCCCCAGGGACGACTTGCAGGAAGAGATCGATGCCATCTGGGCACGGAGTAGGGAGGAGTATCTCAGGGAACACCCTGAGTTAGAGTCAGATTCAGACGAAGAGGGTGAAGAGGAGCATGTGCCTGAACCAGGAAGAAATTGCTGA